The Pseudomonas sp. DG56-2 genome contains a region encoding:
- a CDS encoding GspE/PulE family protein, giving the protein MDTVSLAVVATQEGAPAPLGRELLVQARATAEQNAERLLDTLQRLSGLNPADFVARLGATLHYPVLDGQTLFTATPLFDRVSLAQCLKREFLFLEHDGQALGVFADPFDSARLAWIDECLQGAPLYLVEAADLAGFLARHEESFHAVDSLDNDSEAVNELDTVQSLSLASISEDQSRVVKLVNSTLYDALKMHASDIHLGVTGNGLVIKYRIDGVLNSISKVSGSEFAEQVISRIKVMAELDIGEKRVPQDGRFKIGISARQIDFRVSIMPSIFGEDAVLRVLDKQDLADRVSGVQLQALGFEDQTLRSLRRLANEPYGMILVTGPTGSGKTTTLYAMISEINHGVDKIITIEDPVEYQLPGVLQIPVNEKKGLTFARGLRSILRHDPDKIMVGEIRDPDTAQIAVQSALTGHLVFTTIHANNVFDVIGRFSQMQVDPYSFVSALNAVLAQRLIRLACPHCASPYQPSDEELSLSGLEAGQVGHYHFVHSSGCGQCRGSGYRGRTAIAELLHLDDELRQMIVERRPLAQIRTLACQRGLRLLRSSALELVRDGRTTLEEINRVTFIA; this is encoded by the coding sequence ATGGACACCGTGTCGCTCGCTGTTGTCGCTACCCAGGAAGGTGCCCCCGCACCCCTCGGTCGTGAGTTGCTCGTCCAGGCCCGTGCAACTGCCGAACAGAATGCTGAGCGCCTGCTCGATACCCTTCAGCGCCTCAGCGGCCTGAATCCCGCCGATTTCGTCGCCCGTCTGGGCGCCACCTTGCATTACCCGGTCCTCGACGGCCAGACGCTGTTCACCGCCACACCGCTGTTTGATCGGGTCAGTCTGGCCCAATGCCTGAAGCGCGAGTTTCTTTTTCTGGAGCATGACGGCCAGGCGCTGGGCGTGTTCGCCGATCCGTTCGACAGCGCTCGCCTGGCCTGGATCGACGAGTGTCTGCAAGGCGCACCGCTGTACCTGGTCGAGGCTGCTGACCTCGCCGGTTTTCTCGCCCGTCACGAAGAAAGCTTCCATGCCGTCGATTCGCTCGACAACGACAGCGAAGCGGTCAACGAACTCGATACCGTGCAGAGCCTGTCCCTGGCCAGTATCAGCGAGGACCAGAGCCGGGTGGTCAAGCTGGTCAACTCCACCCTCTACGACGCATTGAAGATGCATGCCAGCGACATTCACCTGGGGGTGACCGGCAACGGCCTGGTGATCAAGTACCGCATCGACGGTGTGCTCAACAGTATCAGCAAAGTCAGCGGCAGCGAGTTCGCTGAACAGGTCATTTCGCGGATCAAGGTCATGGCCGAGCTGGACATTGGCGAGAAACGCGTGCCTCAGGATGGCCGCTTCAAGATCGGCATCAGCGCCCGGCAGATCGATTTTCGGGTGTCGATCATGCCCAGCATCTTTGGAGAGGATGCGGTACTGCGGGTGCTCGATAAACAGGACCTGGCAGATCGCGTCAGTGGTGTCCAACTGCAGGCCCTGGGTTTTGAAGACCAGACCTTGCGCAGCCTGCGCCGGTTGGCCAATGAGCCTTACGGGATGATCCTGGTTACCGGCCCCACCGGCAGCGGTAAAACCACCACTCTCTACGCCATGATCAGCGAGATCAACCACGGCGTGGACAAGATCATCACCATCGAAGATCCGGTCGAGTATCAGCTGCCGGGGGTGTTGCAGATTCCGGTCAACGAGAAAAAAGGCCTGACCTTTGCCCGTGGCCTGCGGTCGATCCTGCGTCACGACCCGGACAAGATCATGGTCGGCGAGATCCGCGATCCGGACACTGCGCAGATCGCCGTGCAGTCGGCCCTGACCGGCCACCTGGTGTTCACCACCATCCACGCCAACAACGTATTCGATGTGATCGGCCGTTTCAGCCAGATGCAGGTCGACCCCTACAGCTTCGTTTCCGCGCTCAATGCCGTGCTCGCCCAGCGTTTAATCCGCCTGGCCTGCCCGCATTGCGCTAGCCCATACCAGCCAAGCGACGAAGAACTCAGCCTTTCCGGCCTGGAGGCAGGGCAGGTGGGGCATTACCACTTTGTTCACAGCAGCGGTTGCGGCCAGTGCCGGGGCAGCGGTTATCGCGGGCGCACGGCGATTGCCGAGTTGCTGCACCTGGACGACGAATTGCGGCAAATGATTGTAGAGCGCCGGCCCCTGGCACAGATCAGGACCCTGGCATGTCAACGCGGCCTGCGCCTTTTGCGCAGCTCGGCACTGGAACTGGTGCGCGATGGCCGGACCACCCTGGAGGAGATCAATCGTGTCACATTTATCGCCTGA
- a CDS encoding response regulator yields the protein MVNTVLVVDDEQTLAGNIQAYLDAQGLNVHVAHDGASAIGEAERTQPDVIVIDFRLPDMEGFQVLETVRKSRNCHFVLITGHPTLEVRERASQLGVSHILFKPFPLAELARAVNDLMGIKREAGSEGSTDTGFVERRQSRSESFPLQLFDGSWVLADRRRGERKPKPDDDQLLTGE from the coding sequence TTGGTTAACACAGTATTGGTAGTCGATGACGAACAGACCCTCGCGGGCAATATCCAGGCTTACCTGGATGCGCAAGGCCTGAACGTCCATGTTGCCCACGACGGGGCCAGTGCCATCGGCGAAGCTGAACGCACCCAGCCCGACGTGATAGTGATCGATTTCCGCTTGCCCGATATGGAGGGGTTTCAGGTACTGGAGACTGTGCGCAAGAGCAGGAACTGTCATTTCGTGCTGATCACTGGCCATCCGACCCTCGAGGTTCGCGAGCGAGCCAGCCAGCTGGGAGTCAGCCACATCCTGTTCAAGCCTTTTCCGCTGGCGGAATTGGCCCGTGCAGTCAACGACCTGATGGGCATCAAGCGCGAAGCCGGGAGCGAGGGGAGCACGGACACAGGGTTCGTCGAGCGACGCCAGAGCAGGAGTGAAAGTTTCCCCCTGCAGTTGTTCGACGGTAGTTGGGTTTTGGCAGATCGCCGACGTGGCGAACGAAAGCCCAAACCAGACGACGACCAACTGCTCACCGGGGAGTAA
- a CDS encoding SurA N-terminal domain-containing protein, translating to MKLFALLLCLVATQLHAQQELPAATVNGVIISQLRLERYFADYLQAQGRAVTSIRNPGVYKRLRDQALTDLIDKELLWQEAQRQGVSVSDTEVDAQIDQLRLALGAAKNFDQRLADAGFDAESFAAYTRHELAAQQVFMQASQVPEPDAAQVRAFYQANASSLPPVQNQSADPSVVPEQGLVLAKRLLVEQQQAQARQALLQRLRDAGQVQRLD from the coding sequence ATGAAACTGTTCGCTCTGTTGTTGTGCCTGGTGGCAACGCAACTGCACGCTCAGCAAGAGCTACCGGCAGCCACGGTCAACGGTGTGATCATCAGCCAGTTGCGGCTGGAGCGCTATTTCGCCGACTACCTGCAGGCCCAGGGCAGGGCGGTAACCAGTATCCGCAACCCGGGTGTCTACAAACGCTTGCGTGACCAGGCCCTGACCGACCTCATCGACAAGGAGCTGCTCTGGCAGGAAGCGCAGCGCCAGGGCGTCAGCGTCAGCGACACTGAGGTCGATGCGCAGATTGACCAGTTACGCTTGGCCTTGGGCGCCGCCAAGAACTTTGATCAGCGTCTGGCCGACGCTGGTTTCGATGCTGAAAGTTTCGCCGCCTACACCCGCCACGAGTTGGCTGCACAACAGGTTTTCATGCAGGCTTCGCAGGTTCCGGAGCCGGATGCAGCGCAAGTCCGCGCCTTCTACCAGGCCAACGCAAGTTCTTTGCCGCCAGTGCAGAACCAAAGTGCCGACCCATCAGTCGTACCTGAGCAGGGATTGGTTTTGGCAAAACGTCTACTCGTCGAACAGCAACAGGCGCAGGCGCGCCAGGCCTTGCTACAGCGTCTACGTGACGCCGGGCAGGTGCAGCGACTTGACTGA
- a CDS encoding ABC transporter substrate-binding protein: MTSVLRTLTLVLILGVSHAAQALDLTAAELAGKRLYREGLSSSDAQVSARVGAADMLVPASVVPCGSCHGADGLGRAEGGVRPPTLSWQRLALGQGRRTVNGRDYPAYTEASLARAIQEGRDPAGNRLDPAMPRFILSMTDQRNLNAYLKRLADDRDPGVEERTLRLGTLLPGEGANAASARVVAAVLKDRIAQLNQQGGIHGRQLQLITVDPGPSLASAEQALSTLLEKEQVFALIAPLAPALEPVLAARLELARVPLIGAAPTLSASAQMFDPLPGLDDQLLSLADYAQANLALRQAGTRIVYADAEQANLAEHLGQQLLQRGWSEVEAQQLTEQAPEGQAIFFLGKAQDFARLTAQLQQVGRTPYLFAISSQVSSQLPQVPDAWSRRVFLAYPFVPGDWTATGRRAMSEMRSRQGLDGYQGVLQVSTWCSVQLLGDALKRAGRDVSREKFIQALEDLHDVQTGLTPPLSFGPGRRQGLAGAHVVTLEMPGPVFYPVAAYRPVVEETAP, translated from the coding sequence ATGACCAGCGTGCTGCGCACCTTGACCCTGGTGCTGATCCTTGGTGTCAGTCACGCCGCTCAGGCCCTGGACTTGACCGCGGCGGAGCTGGCAGGCAAACGTTTGTACCGGGAAGGGCTGTCGAGCAGCGACGCGCAGGTTTCAGCGCGAGTGGGGGCGGCCGATATGCTGGTGCCCGCCAGTGTCGTGCCGTGTGGCAGTTGCCATGGTGCCGATGGGTTGGGCCGCGCAGAGGGCGGGGTGCGTCCGCCTACGCTGAGTTGGCAGCGTTTGGCACTCGGCCAGGGCCGGCGCACAGTCAACGGCCGCGATTATCCGGCGTATACCGAGGCCAGTCTGGCGCGGGCCATTCAAGAGGGTCGCGACCCCGCCGGTAATCGCCTGGACCCGGCCATGCCACGCTTCATCCTGAGCATGACTGACCAGCGCAATTTGAATGCCTACCTCAAACGTCTGGCCGATGACCGTGACCCAGGTGTGGAGGAACGCACGCTGCGCCTGGGTACTTTGTTGCCCGGCGAGGGCGCGAACGCTGCGTCCGCGCGAGTGGTGGCGGCGGTGCTCAAAGATCGTATTGCCCAACTCAACCAGCAAGGCGGCATTCATGGCCGGCAGTTGCAACTGATCACCGTCGACCCTGGGCCTAGCCTGGCCAGTGCCGAACAGGCGCTGAGCACATTGCTCGAAAAGGAGCAGGTATTCGCCCTGATTGCGCCGCTGGCTCCTGCACTGGAACCCGTATTGGCGGCGCGTCTGGAGCTGGCGCGAGTACCTTTGATCGGTGCCGCGCCAACCCTGAGTGCCAGCGCCCAAATGTTCGATCCCTTGCCAGGGCTCGATGACCAATTATTGAGCCTGGCCGACTACGCCCAGGCCAATCTGGCGCTACGACAGGCCGGCACGCGGATAGTCTACGCCGACGCCGAGCAGGCGAACTTGGCCGAGCACTTGGGGCAACAACTGCTGCAACGTGGCTGGAGCGAGGTGGAGGCCCAGCAGCTGACCGAACAAGCCCCCGAAGGGCAGGCGATCTTCTTTCTCGGCAAGGCCCAGGACTTCGCTCGCCTCACCGCACAACTGCAGCAGGTCGGGCGCACGCCGTATCTGTTTGCTATTTCCAGTCAGGTGTCCAGCCAATTGCCGCAAGTACCTGACGCCTGGTCGAGGCGGGTGTTTCTCGCCTATCCGTTCGTACCCGGGGACTGGACGGCCACCGGACGTCGAGCAATGAGTGAAATGCGCTCACGCCAGGGCTTGGATGGCTATCAGGGTGTTTTGCAGGTCAGCACCTGGTGTTCGGTACAACTGCTGGGCGACGCCCTCAAGCGCGCTGGGCGCGATGTCAGCCGGGAGAAGTTCATCCAGGCGCTGGAAGACCTGCACGATGTACAGACCGGCCTTACCCCGCCATTGAGCTTCGGACCCGGGCGCCGACAAGGGCTGGCCGGCGCCCATGTCGTGACCCTGGAAATGCCCGGCCCGGTATTCTATCCGGTGGCGGCCTATCGTCCTGTCGTTGAGGAGACTGCGCCATGA
- a CDS encoding SCO family protein, giving the protein MSTASAGKTTMRGVDWVALAVCLWILSSVAFAHEGHAPQASPEPTPTPSTNAVTPTAGTHDAQAYFTDSLVQDQNGRSLRFYSDVLKDRVVLLNVIFTHCNDACPLITRKLREVREAMGEDAASKVTFISLSSDPTNDTPQVLKAFAEKQGVDGPNWLFLTGDKAQMDLVLMRLGHLIPSPEQHSTQLIAGDVANKRWSKIRPDAPAMAIAQRLQLLSQPLAGR; this is encoded by the coding sequence ATGAGCACTGCCAGCGCCGGTAAAACCACCATGCGCGGGGTCGATTGGGTAGCCCTGGCGGTGTGCTTGTGGATCTTGAGCTCGGTGGCCTTTGCCCACGAGGGGCACGCGCCGCAAGCCAGCCCCGAGCCCACGCCGACCCCCAGCACCAACGCGGTAACGCCAACGGCTGGCACCCACGATGCCCAGGCGTATTTCACCGACAGCCTGGTACAGGACCAGAACGGTCGCAGCCTGCGCTTCTACAGTGATGTGCTGAAGGATCGGGTGGTGCTGCTCAATGTTATCTTTACCCATTGCAACGATGCCTGTCCGCTGATCACCCGCAAATTGCGCGAGGTGCGCGAGGCGATGGGCGAGGACGCTGCCAGTAAGGTCACGTTCATCTCTTTGAGCAGCGACCCCACCAACGACACCCCGCAGGTGCTCAAGGCATTCGCCGAGAAGCAGGGTGTCGATGGTCCCAACTGGCTGTTCCTCACCGGTGACAAGGCGCAAATGGACCTGGTGCTGATGCGCCTCGGCCACCTGATCCCCAGCCCGGAACAGCATTCCACCCAGTTGATTGCAGGTGACGTGGCCAACAAGCGCTGGAGCAAAATTCGCCCCGATGCGCCGGCCATGGCGATTGCCCAGCGCCTGCAATTGCTGTCGCAACCGCTGGCCGGGCGTTGA
- a CDS encoding SCO family protein — protein MKMLDCCRLFSLCLLAASCGLAQAHGGVDHGGANDHSGHTAPEAHQEKTSVRFADVQLLDQNGMPVRLEKDLVADRLVVMGFIYTSCTTVCPVVSSIMGKVQKQLGGRVGEEVQLVSISVDPQRDDSKRLQDYAKTFQVGPGWSWLTGSPYAVNETLKGLGSFSANLAEHPPLILVGDGRTGKWTRFYGFTDPALLVNEVDRLSARRIHAKHTAIAQEVQP, from the coding sequence ATGAAAATGCTTGATTGCTGCAGACTGTTCAGCCTTTGCCTGTTGGCCGCCAGCTGTGGTTTAGCCCAGGCTCATGGAGGCGTCGACCATGGCGGCGCCAATGATCACAGTGGCCATACCGCACCCGAGGCCCACCAGGAAAAAACCTCGGTACGTTTTGCCGATGTGCAGTTGCTCGACCAGAACGGCATGCCGGTGCGTCTGGAGAAGGACCTGGTTGCCGACCGCCTGGTGGTCATGGGCTTTATCTACACCAGTTGCACCACGGTGTGCCCGGTGGTGTCGTCGATCATGGGCAAGGTGCAAAAGCAATTGGGCGGCAGGGTGGGTGAAGAAGTGCAGTTGGTGTCGATCAGTGTCGACCCCCAGCGCGACGACTCCAAACGCTTGCAAGACTACGCCAAGACCTTTCAGGTTGGGCCAGGGTGGAGCTGGCTGACGGGCTCGCCCTATGCCGTCAACGAGACGCTCAAGGGATTGGGCAGCTTCAGTGCCAACCTTGCCGAGCATCCGCCGTTGATCCTGGTCGGTGACGGTCGCACCGGCAAATGGACTCGGTTCTATGGCTTCACCGACCCTGCGCTGCTGGTCAACGAAGTGGATCGTCTCAGCGCTCGGCGTATACATGCCAAACACACTGCCATCGCCCAGGAGGTGCAACCATGA
- a CDS encoding cytochrome D1 domain-containing protein, whose product MNKKNRPLYLGLMAGLTLIGLGISYESLWCDPRSELAENVPDPQALHRLSRDGVTVEFEARPLDKGGKLIEGGFANVRFKITDQNSGQPLSGVSPGAWLDPALTGDAAKDRSKSCKARVALFLKSSIGARPLLDLNSYFLLMLNKDASLTVIDPSVSVGGVTSTLARIELPGIPMDWAASSNDKQVFVSIPERDEIALIDTETFKRVGNIDAGKQPLRVALQPDQRLLWVGNNASDPQDSGVTVIDVPSRKNMKFFATGAGHHEIAFSADSRYAFVSNRDSGTLSVIDASEMRLVKTLKVGSHPLSVAYSALSQAVYVADGRDGSISVIDARSHQLRHRIEGKQGLGPMRFSSDGRFGIVLNTLESEALVIDASTDQLIHRLPVSAEPYQLNFTKAYAYIRGLASPKVTMINLSSLGEGRQPIIQGFEAGTAAPRQAGDLPLAQGLTTARDENSVFVVNPVDNTTYFYAEGMNAPMSGYANRGHSARAALVIDRSLREVAPGVYSSTVKLPAAGTFDVAFLLNQPQIIHCFSTEVAASSTAPHRQTPQIEFMLDPVAVVQGSPFTARFRIVEGNGTPRNGIKDLSVRYFLAPSSMARDSHVHEVGDGVYEAPLELAEAGAWYLHVQAPSLGSAFAEKNYTSLRVLPAAAQQASDSDSRSVR is encoded by the coding sequence ATGAACAAGAAAAATCGACCGTTGTACCTGGGGCTGATGGCAGGTTTGACCCTGATAGGCCTGGGGATCAGCTATGAAAGCCTGTGGTGCGACCCGCGTAGCGAGTTGGCCGAGAACGTCCCGGATCCTCAGGCGCTGCACCGTCTGAGTCGCGACGGTGTCACCGTCGAGTTCGAGGCACGGCCATTGGACAAGGGCGGGAAGCTCATCGAAGGCGGCTTTGCCAATGTGCGCTTCAAAATCACCGACCAGAACAGCGGCCAGCCATTGTCGGGCGTGTCGCCCGGCGCCTGGCTCGACCCGGCGCTGACCGGCGATGCCGCCAAGGATCGCAGCAAGAGCTGCAAGGCCAGGGTGGCGTTGTTTCTCAAAAGCAGTATCGGCGCTCGACCCTTGCTGGATCTCAACAGCTACTTCCTGCTGATGCTCAACAAGGATGCAAGCCTGACCGTCATTGACCCGTCGGTTTCCGTTGGCGGGGTCACCAGCACGCTGGCACGTATCGAGTTGCCTGGTATCCCCATGGACTGGGCGGCCAGCAGCAACGACAAACAGGTGTTTGTGTCTATCCCCGAGCGCGACGAAATCGCCTTGATCGACACCGAGACCTTCAAGCGCGTGGGTAATATCGATGCGGGCAAGCAGCCCTTGCGGGTTGCGCTGCAGCCGGACCAGCGCCTGCTCTGGGTCGGCAACAACGCCAGCGACCCGCAAGACAGCGGTGTCACCGTGATCGATGTGCCGAGTCGCAAGAACATGAAGTTCTTTGCCACCGGCGCTGGCCATCACGAAATCGCGTTCAGCGCCGATTCACGCTACGCCTTTGTCAGCAATCGCGACAGCGGCACCCTGAGCGTGATCGATGCCAGCGAAATGCGCTTGGTGAAAACCCTCAAGGTTGGCTCGCATCCGCTGTCGGTGGCGTATTCGGCACTGTCCCAGGCAGTCTATGTCGCTGATGGCCGCGACGGCAGCATCAGCGTGATCGATGCCCGTAGTCATCAACTGCGCCACCGCATCGAGGGCAAGCAGGGCCTGGGCCCGATGCGCTTCAGCAGTGACGGGCGCTTCGGCATCGTTCTCAATACGCTGGAGAGCGAGGCACTGGTGATCGACGCCAGTACCGACCAACTGATTCACCGCTTGCCGGTATCGGCAGAACCATACCAACTGAACTTCACCAAGGCCTATGCGTACATCCGTGGCCTGGCCTCGCCAAAGGTCACCATGATCAACCTGAGCAGCCTCGGTGAGGGCCGTCAGCCGATCATCCAGGGCTTCGAGGCTGGCACTGCTGCGCCACGCCAGGCCGGTGATTTGCCACTGGCCCAGGGCCTGACTACGGCGCGCGACGAGAACTCGGTGTTCGTGGTCAACCCGGTGGACAACACCACCTACTTCTACGCCGAGGGCATGAACGCGCCGATGTCCGGCTACGCCAATCGCGGTCATAGCGCCCGCGCAGCCCTGGTAATCGACCGCAGCCTGCGTGAGGTTGCCCCTGGGGTGTACAGCTCCACCGTCAAGTTGCCTGCTGCTGGCACCTTCGATGTGGCGTTCCTGCTCAACCAGCCGCAGATCATCCACTGCTTCAGTACCGAGGTGGCGGCTTCATCCACCGCGCCGCACCGCCAGACCCCGCAGATCGAGTTCATGCTCGACCCTGTGGCGGTGGTGCAGGGCAGCCCGTTCACTGCGCGCTTTCGTATCGTCGAAGGCAACGGCACCCCGCGCAATGGCATCAAGGATCTGAGCGTGCGCTACTTCCTGGCGCCTTCTTCCATGGCCCGCGACAGCCACGTGCATGAGGTCGGCGATGGGGTCTATGAGGCACCTCTGGAACTGGCCGAAGCCGGGGCCTGGTACTTGCACGTACAGGCGCCCTCCCTGGGCAGTGCCTTTGCCGAGAAAAACTACACCAGCCTGCGGGTGCTGCCTGCCGCGGCTCAACAAGCGTCCGACTCGGATTCAAGGAGTGTGCGATGA